Genomic DNA from Mesorhizobium sp. 131-2-1:
CGCAGGCCGTTGTTGACCTTGATCTTGGTGAGGTCGGCCTTGGCGGCCGAGGCTGATTTCACGCCGCTCAGCGGATCGAGAAGGTCGATGCCGTCGCCGGCGTCCTTGCCGACGAAGACCTGGGAGTCGGCCTTGCGAATATAGAGATTGCCGTCGGCGAGCGCCGAAAGCGGCAGCTCGACGGCAGGATCGCCGGTGGCGGCAAGCTCGCGCACCACGGCCTCGGTGGCCGAGAAACTGGTGCCCGTGGCAAATTTGGCGATGATGGCGCGCAGATCGGCTTCGGCGTTCGACGGCAACAAACTTGCCATCAGAAACAACAGCGTGAGGCCGAGGGCGCGCAACAGGATCATCCGTTCAGATACTCGTCTGGGGCTCGAATTGCGCGTCCGGGCGGACTGGAGGAGGAGTTCGCCCGGACGCTTCGCGGTCCTGGTCGTGGAGAGAACCACGACCGATCAGACCCGGGAGGATCAGTTGGTTCCCTTGCCGCCGCACTTGCCGGTGGCAACGTTGAAGTTGCCGCAGGACAGAGGCGCGCGCCAATCGGAGATCAGGTCCTTGGAGTCAGGCAGGTAGTCCGACCATTCGTCGCCCATCACCAGGCCCGGCGTCTGCGAGACGGTCTCGAACTGGCCGTCGGCCTGGATCTCGCCGATCAGCACCGGCTTGGTGATGTGATGGTTCGGCATCATGGTCGAATAGCCGCCGGTCAGGTTCGGCACCGAGACGCCGACCATGGCGTCGATGACCTTGTCCGGATCGGTGGTGCCGGCCTTCTCGACCGCCTTCACCCACATGTTGAAGCCGATATAGTGGGCTTCCATCGGGTCGTTGGTGGTGCGCTTGTCGTTCTTGATGAACTTGTGCCAGTCGTCGATGAACTTCTTGTTCTCGGGCGTGTCGATGCTCTCGAAATAGTTCCAGGCGGCGAGATGGCCGACCAGCGGACCGGTGTCGAGACCGGCGAGCTCTTCCTCGCCGACAGAGAAGGCCATGACCGGGATGTCCTCGGCCTTGATGCCCTGGTTGCCGAGTTCCTTGTAGAAGGGCACGTTGGCGTCGCCGTTGACGGTCGAGACGACGGCCGTCTTCTTGCCAGCCGAGCCGAACTTCTTGATCGCCGAGACCTCGGTCTGCCAGTCGGCGAAGCCGAACGGCGTGTAGTTGACCATGATGTCCTCGGCCGGCACGCCCTTCGCCTTCAGATAGGCTTCGAGGATCTTGTTGGTGGTGCGCGGATAGACGTAGTCGGTGCCTTCCAGCACCCAGCGCTTCACCGAGCCGCCGTCCTCGCTCATCAGGTAGTCGACGGCTGGGATCGCCTGCTGGTTCGGAGCGGCGCCGGTGTAGAAGACGTTGCGCTCGCTCTCCTCGCCCTCATACTGGACGGGATAGAACAGAATGTTGTCGAGTTCCGAGAAGACCGGCAGCACCGACTTGCGCGACACCGAGGTCCAGCAGCCGAACACGGCCGCGACCTTGTCCTTGGAAATAAGCTCGCGCGCCTTTTCGGCAAAGAGCGGCCAGTTGGACGCCGGATCGACGACGACGGCCTCGAGCTTCTTGCCGAGCAGGCCGCCCTTGGCGTTCTGCTCCTCGATCAGCATCAGCATGACGTCCTTCAGCGTCGTCTCCGAGATCGCCATGGTCCCCGACAGCGAATGGAGGATGCCGACCTTGATCGTTTCGTCGGCCGCTTTGGCAGGCGCCGTCAGCAGGCCGGCGGCGAGAACACCGGCCGAAAACATTTTTGTTATTGTCGAGAAATTACCCCTCATATTGCACACTCCCAAGCTGGTTGTTTTTGCATCGCAACAGAGCCATGCAACCACCATGCCAATCCGGGAAAAGCGGACGGGAGTGTCGGGATATCCAAGCTTTATCAGCCGGTTACTATATTAGCCGTCCAGTATGTAGCGAGCGTTGGAACGCCTGAATGAGGCAAAATTGCGCAATGTTGCCTATATTTTGTCCAAGTTGGTTCTATGCCCAAATTTTGAGCCTTGCGCGTCGATCACGGCATACGGCAGGTTGCGGCAGAGCGGTGAAATAGGGCAAGGTCCGCCTGCAACCGAGCCAAGCCATGATTTCCCGTATCTCCAGCATTTTCAGCATCTTGCTTCTGCTTGCCGAAACCGGAGCCGCCCGCGCCGGCTTCGCCGACGGCAAGATGCCCGACGGAATCTACCATTGCGAGGTTTACCTGCTTGGCGCCTTCCTCAACCTCGGCGACATCACCATCAAGGGCAATGTCTACAGCGGCCCAGTCACTTTCGGCACCGCGCCGCAGGGCTACAACTATCAGATGGATGCCAATGGCGAGATCAGTTGGCTCGGCCCGCTCGGCGGCTACACCAGCGGCGGCAACTCCGTCTCCATGACGCAGGCAACGCTGGAGGGCCCCGACAGCCCGTCCTTCGACATCATCATGAGGCAGCCCGACGGCGCATTCACCGCCTCGACCTGCACCAGGGGGTGAGCCTGCCCCGCCCGCCGAAAGGGGCGCGTAGCAGCCGTTGGCAAGAACTTGACGCGGCCTTCAGCTTTCCGCGGCAACTTCGAGCGCCAGCCGCGTCATATCGGTGAAGAGCGCTTGCCGTTCGCAATAGTCGGTCTGCTCGCCGGTGACGATATGGTCGACCACATTGAGCAGCGACAGGGCACGCGCGCCGAAATGGGCCGAGATGCGATAGAGGGCGCTGGTCTCCATATCGACGGCGAGCGCTCCCATCGCCATGGCTTCGGCATAGCGGGCGCGGCCCCTCGGGTGATAGAAAATATCGCTGCAGATCGTCAGCCCTGCCCGGTGCTCGATGCCGAGCCCCTCGGCTTGCCGCAAGGCCAGGGCAAGCAGCGCCGGATCGGGACCGGCGGCGGCATAGAGCCCGAAAACCTGGCCGCTCTCGGCGCTTTCGGCGCGGACCGATTGCGAGATCACCAGGCTGCGCAGCGGCGCCTCGGCGTTCAACCCGCCGCAGGTGCCGGTGCGGATCAGCGTCTTGACGCCGTGGAAGTCCAGAAGCTCATGGGCGTAGATTAGGAAGGACGAGACGCCGATGCCGGTCGACTGGATGCTGACAGGCTTGCCCCGGAACAGGCCGGTGAAACCCAGCGCGCCCCTGCGGCGGTTGACGCAGCGCGGCGCCTCGAGAAAGGTCGCGGCCATCCATTCGGCGCGCTCCGGGTCGCCCGGCAGCAGCACCGTCTCGGCATAGTCGCCCTTCTTCGCCTCATTGTGCGGTGTCACGGCATCTACCCCAAATCCCCGCCGCGTTTGTCACCGCAATCATGGCAGGCTCGCATCGATGCGCAAGCGGCCATTGCGAGCCCAGTGGCCGGATCTCACTGGTTATGAGCGGACGGATCGCTCTCCGGCGCCGCCACGTGTAAACGGCGCGTCGCCGGCGTCTGTGCGGTCGATCACATTCGGGACGAGGCGCCGGGACGCTTCAGGATTCCAGCACGTCCTTGACGATCGTTGCCAGCTGCTTCAGCGAAAACGGCTTCGGCAGGAAGCCGAAATGCGCGTCGGCCGGCAGGTTCCTGGCAAAGGCGTCCTCGGCGTAGCCGGAGACGAAGACGAACTTGATGTCGGGCTGCCGCCTGCGCAGCTCGCCAAGCAGTGTCGGCCCATCCATCTCCGGCATCACCACGTCGGACACGACGATGTCGACCTTGCCGCCGAGCGCCTCGAACACTTCCAGCGCCTCGACGCCTGAGGACGCCTCGTGCACGGTATAGCCACGCGAAGTCAGCGCCCGCATGCCGCCCATGCGAACGGCGTCTTCGTCCTCGACGAGCAGCACGGTGGCCGAGCCCGACAGGTCCTTGGCCGTCTCCGCCAGTTTCACCGGTGCCGCCGGCGGGTCGCCCGGCTCGCTTGCTGGCCTCATTTCCGCTATGTGGCGCGGCAGGAAGATGCGGAACACCGTGCCCTTGCCGACTTCGGAGTCGCAGAAGATGAAGCCGCCCGTCTGCTTGATGATGCCATAGACCATCGACAGGCCGAGGCCGGTGCCCTTGCCGACCTCCTTGGTGGTGAAGAAGGGCTCGAATATCTTCTTCAGCACGTCCTGCGCGATGCCGGTGCCGGTGTCCTCGATCTCGACCACCACATAATCGGCCGGGGTGAGCTCGCGGTAGGAAAAGCTCCTGCACTCCTCGGCCGTGACGTTGCGGGTGCGCACCGCGAGGTCGCCGCCGGCCGGCATCGCGTCGCGCGCGTTGACGGCGAGGTTCACCACCACCTGTTCGAACTGCCCGATATCGACCTTGACCGGCCAGAGGTCGCGGCCATGATCGATCTTCAGCTTGATCTCGTTGCCGACCAGACGGGCGAGCAGCATCCTGAGGTCGGCCAGAACATCGGTCAGGTTCAGCACTTCCGGCCGCAGGGTCTGCTTGCGCGAGAAGGCGAGAAGCTGCCTGACAAGCGAAGCCGCGCGGTTGGCGTTCTGCTTGATGTTCATGATGTCGGGGAAGGACGGATCCGACGGACGATGGTTGGTCAACAGCAGGTCCGACGCCATGATGATGGCTGTCAGCACATTGTTGAAATCGTGGGCGATGCCGCCGGCGAGCTGGCCGACCGCCTGCATCTTCTGGCTCTGCGCCATCTGGCCCTCGAGCGCCTTCTGCTCGGTGGTGTCGACGGCATAGACGATGGCCGATTCCTCGGCGCCCTCGCCGCCGGTGCCCTCGGCAACCGCGTTGACGTAGAAGCGGATATGCCGCTCCTCATTGCCGGGCAGCAGCGTGTCGATCGGCTCGATATCGGCCTGCCGCTGCCTCGCCTTTTCGAAGGCCTCGGCGAAAGCCGGCCGGTCGCGCTCGTGGATGACGGTGTCGAGACGGACGCGGCGGTCGACCGCGTCGCGGTCGACGACGGAAGAAAACAGCGACAGGAACGGTGCGTTGGTGCGCAGGATGCGCCCCTTGGCGTCGACGCCGGCGATCGCCATCGGCGTCGAGTTGAAGAAGCGGGTGAAGCGGACTTCCGAGGCGCGGAGATCGGCGGATGCATCCTCGCCCTGGGTGCGGTTGAGCACGATGGTGCGGGTCGGGCCGCCGACGCCCTCGCGGCTCGCCGAGACGCGGTGCATGAAGCGCACCGGCAGCGCCTCGCCGGTCGTCGTCGTCAGGTCGAGATCGATGACCGCGTTGCGCGTGGTGCCGGGATCGGCCTTGACCGAACGGACCAGCGCCATGCCGTCGCCGGCGACGATCTCGGGCAGCGTGACGGCGCCCGGCGTGAAGCTTGCCAGGTCGATGCCCAGCCATTCGGCGAGCGTGGCGTTGATATAGGTGACGCGGCCTTCCTGGTCGGCGGAGAAGAAACCGGCCGGCGCATGGTCGAGATGGTCGATCGCCTTTTGCAGGTCGAGGAAGAAACGCTCCTGCTCGGCCCGCTCCTGGGAGATGTCGGCAAGCTGCCAGGCAAGCAGCGGCAGCCGCTGGCCCGGCACATTGAAGGCGCGGGCGCGGGTGCGATACCAATGCGCGCCGGGCTCGGCGCCGGGGCGGATGGATTGGGCAAGCCTGAACTCGCCGTCGCCCGCCTGGCCGTCACGCAGGCCCGATGCCAGCCGGTAGATGGTCATCGAGGCCTCGGGAACATCCGACAGCAGCCCTTCGACCGTCTTCAGGTCGGCCGCCGACGAGGCGCCCGTCATGTCGGCATAGGCCCGGTTGGCGTAGATGATACGGCCCTTGGTGTCGGTGACCAGCAGGCCCTGCGACATCGAATCGACGAAAGCCTTGGACAGTTCGTCGCTGGTCGAGCGCGGCGCGACCTGAACGAAGCCGATGGCCGTGGCGAACAGGAAGCCGACGCCGATCATCGCCAGCACGCCGAGCATGCCGAGCAGGAAGGGATCGCCAAGGCGCTCGCGGAAAAGCCCGAAAACGATCGCCGCACCGGTCAGGACAACGATGAAGATGATGAGCCGGGTCACGGCACCCGGACGCGTGTTCTGGTCGACGATCGGTACCGGGTAGAAATCGCCGCGCGTTTCCTTGGCCATGTGCCCCCTGCTCGTGATTCCGGTGCCCGACACCCCGCGGACGGCCGGTTGAATCACATTCTCCTGTAGCGGAAAAGGCCCCGGCGGCAAATGTCAGATAAAAATGGCGCCAGGCCATGGATTCGTGTTTCAAACTGTTCACGAAGCGTGATGCCAACTTGCGGCGGCTGGTCCGCACGGTCTAGTGTCGCGTCACCTCAAAAAAGGGCGGTGCACCGATGCTGCAGTGGCTGGATAGCGTAGCGGGTCCTGGTTATGTCGCTGCAATCCTGTGGACGTTCGCCGCGCTCGTTCTGCTGGTGGTCGTTCTCCTCATCATCAAGCTGGTGCGCAGCCTGACATTCGGGACATTCGTCGCTGGCGGCCGCAACCGCAAGACCAGGCTGGCCGTGATGGACGCCACGGCGGTCGACAGTCACCGCCGGCTGGTGCTGGTGCGCCGCGACGACATAGAACACCTCATCCTGATCGGCGGCCCGACCGACGTCGTCGTCGAGCGCGACATCAGGCTTGCGGCGCCGCGCCGCCCGGCATTGACCGGAGACAGCGGCCAGCAGCAGGCCCAGGCGCCGCGGCCGCGGACCACTCAGCCGGCACCCGTGCCGGCAAGGCAGGCGCCACCCCAGCAGCAGCCGGCAAGCGCCACGCCGCTCCCTGCCCGCCCGCGCCCAGCCGCGCCCGCACCAGCGCCGAAGCCCGCCGCCCCGAGCTATCAGGCCAGCAACATCACGCCGCTGCCTGCCTATGGTTCGGCGAACACCAATGGCGCCCGGCATGCCGCGCCGCCGGCGAAGCCAGTTTCCATAGACGATACGCTGATGCAGGAACTCGAGGTTTCGCTCGACGAGTCGCACGCGAGCAAACCGGCCGCCAAGGCGCCGCCGTCGCTCGACGACGAAATGACGAAGCTGCTCGGCGAACTGGCCAGCCAGAAGCGGTAGCAAAAGCCAGATCCGGCAACATTGGGCACAGAGGCGGCACGGCCGCGCCGGCACAAAAATGGCCGGTCGCCCGGCCATCTTAACGATTCCAGGGATGACCGTCCCGCGCGTCAGTCGTCGCGATAGACCTTCTCGCGGCGCTCGTGGCGCTCCTGCGCCTCGA
This window encodes:
- a CDS encoding purine-nucleoside phosphorylase, which produces MTPHNEAKKGDYAETVLLPGDPERAEWMAATFLEAPRCVNRRRGALGFTGLFRGKPVSIQSTGIGVSSFLIYAHELLDFHGVKTLIRTGTCGGLNAEAPLRSLVISQSVRAESAESGQVFGLYAAAGPDPALLALALRQAEGLGIEHRAGLTICSDIFYHPRGRARYAEAMAMGALAVDMETSALYRISAHFGARALSLLNVVDHIVTGEQTDYCERQALFTDMTRLALEVAAES
- the cckA gene encoding cell cycle histidine kinase CckA yields the protein MAKETRGDFYPVPIVDQNTRPGAVTRLIIFIVVLTGAAIVFGLFRERLGDPFLLGMLGVLAMIGVGFLFATAIGFVQVAPRSTSDELSKAFVDSMSQGLLVTDTKGRIIYANRAYADMTGASSAADLKTVEGLLSDVPEASMTIYRLASGLRDGQAGDGEFRLAQSIRPGAEPGAHWYRTRARAFNVPGQRLPLLAWQLADISQERAEQERFFLDLQKAIDHLDHAPAGFFSADQEGRVTYINATLAEWLGIDLASFTPGAVTLPEIVAGDGMALVRSVKADPGTTRNAVIDLDLTTTTGEALPVRFMHRVSASREGVGGPTRTIVLNRTQGEDASADLRASEVRFTRFFNSTPMAIAGVDAKGRILRTNAPFLSLFSSVVDRDAVDRRVRLDTVIHERDRPAFAEAFEKARQRQADIEPIDTLLPGNEERHIRFYVNAVAEGTGGEGAEESAIVYAVDTTEQKALEGQMAQSQKMQAVGQLAGGIAHDFNNVLTAIIMASDLLLTNHRPSDPSFPDIMNIKQNANRAASLVRQLLAFSRKQTLRPEVLNLTDVLADLRMLLARLVGNEIKLKIDHGRDLWPVKVDIGQFEQVVVNLAVNARDAMPAGGDLAVRTRNVTAEECRSFSYRELTPADYVVVEIEDTGTGIAQDVLKKIFEPFFTTKEVGKGTGLGLSMVYGIIKQTGGFIFCDSEVGKGTVFRIFLPRHIAEMRPASEPGDPPAAPVKLAETAKDLSGSATVLLVEDEDAVRMGGMRALTSRGYTVHEASSGVEALEVFEALGGKVDIVVSDVVMPEMDGPTLLGELRRRQPDIKFVFVSGYAEDAFARNLPADAHFGFLPKPFSLKQLATIVKDVLES
- the urtA gene encoding urea ABC transporter substrate-binding protein, with the protein product MRGNFSTITKMFSAGVLAAGLLTAPAKAADETIKVGILHSLSGTMAISETTLKDVMLMLIEEQNAKGGLLGKKLEAVVVDPASNWPLFAEKARELISKDKVAAVFGCWTSVSRKSVLPVFSELDNILFYPVQYEGEESERNVFYTGAAPNQQAIPAVDYLMSEDGGSVKRWVLEGTDYVYPRTTNKILEAYLKAKGVPAEDIMVNYTPFGFADWQTEVSAIKKFGSAGKKTAVVSTVNGDANVPFYKELGNQGIKAEDIPVMAFSVGEEELAGLDTGPLVGHLAAWNYFESIDTPENKKFIDDWHKFIKNDKRTTNDPMEAHYIGFNMWVKAVEKAGTTDPDKVIDAMVGVSVPNLTGGYSTMMPNHHITKPVLIGEIQADGQFETVSQTPGLVMGDEWSDYLPDSKDLISDWRAPLSCGNFNVATGKCGGKGTN
- a CDS encoding flagellar biosynthetic protein FliO, producing MLQWLDSVAGPGYVAAILWTFAALVLLVVVLLIIKLVRSLTFGTFVAGGRNRKTRLAVMDATAVDSHRRLVLVRRDDIEHLILIGGPTDVVVERDIRLAAPRRPALTGDSGQQQAQAPRPRTTQPAPVPARQAPPQQQPASATPLPARPRPAAPAPAPKPAAPSYQASNITPLPAYGSANTNGARHAAPPAKPVSIDDTLMQELEVSLDESHASKPAAKAPPSLDDEMTKLLGELASQKR